The following proteins are co-located in the Vigna unguiculata cultivar IT97K-499-35 chromosome 9, ASM411807v1, whole genome shotgun sequence genome:
- the LOC114164580 gene encoding rho GTPase-activating protein REN1-like yields MNNTNPELSQGNGGASYGYSQSGSQDHQTRSQGGGTGNMIFKSGPLFISSKGIGWTSWKKRWFILTQTSLVFFRSDPNAIPQKGNEVNLTLGGIDLNNSGSVVIKADKKLLTVQFPDVHDGRAFTLKAETMEDLYEWKTALENALALAPSATNGTEQNVKDREPAKSTVIGRPILLALEDVDGTPSFLEKALTFIEEHGANVEGILRQAADVDEVERRVREYEQGRVEFSPDEDAHVIGDCIKHVLRELPSSPVPASCCKALLESCRKCGTERGSRVAAMREAINDTFPEPNRRLLQRILMMMQSVASRKAVNRMSSSAVAACMAPLLLRPLLAGECEIENDFDVGGDGSIQLLQAAAAANHAQAICITLLEEYNSIFGEGSMSPDIYTDSDEVSGSESEEEATDDDVSYEDDEEYDEEDEEDDDESVHDSEGEDDLVSESYSGSEDSEADYEEHDHASSSSKSSVLTDKSKATRKSSSKSLEVSVPQKDIKSSEHLTSPKKSDYGDQSNKRADRDAIDEAALQNLNSPGPAIKKSNTMSNGPAPRHRTTLGRTSARKNLSMESIDFPVEDEDEIERLEAARSELQTQIAEQVKANAELQAQVDNQKKALDERRVSLEQDVARLQEQLNKEKNSRAALENKAELEELALIEADLASLEWKVGEIVARLNAQLDKNLGTTSEFSNQPRQLSNQERRLKYKADAEAAASTQSDRSTNKGTVTAQQDTHTVGAESDTERKPESTPLPNKHPPSSSKRSGSKGEGGNSTPSGLTKLTTRLNLLKVARNQIANELQNLDKGRDSSRSSHNAEKGKGSERHQALPSPKTYAGSESVPNQEKGKGSESSDKGPSKGKSSQQSSSEKLKKSDSHPAHHTDGWNQQPKHLERGRSDGGHQTYNVDKGR; encoded by the exons ATTTTCAAGAGTGGACCACTTTTCATTTCATCCAAAG GAATTGGATGGACATCTTGGAAGAAAAGATGGTTTATTTTAACACAAACTTCACTTGTTTTCTTCAGGAGTGATCca AATGCAATCCCTCAAAAGGGAAATGAAGTTAATTTGACCCTTGGAGGCATTGACCTCAACAATTCAGGCAG TGTTGTTATCAAAGCAGATAAGAAACTTTTGACTGTGCAATTTCCTGATGTTCATGATGGACGAGCATTCACACTTAAG GCTGAAACCATGGAGGATTTATACGAGTGGAAGACTGCACTTGAGAATGCTTTAGCACTGGCACCTAGTGCTACCAATGGAACGGAGCAAAATG TGAAGGATAGAGAACCGGCTAAATCTACTGTTATTGGTCGACCAATTTTACTTGCATTGGAGGATGTTGATGGAACTCCATCATTCTTGGAGAAAGCCCTAACATTCATAGAAGAGCATG GAGCAAATGTGGAAGGAATCTTGCGACAAGCAGCTGATGTTGATGAAGTTGAACGTCGAGTTCGGGAATATGAACAag GAAGAGTTGAATTTTCTCCAGATGAAGATGCACATGTAATTGGAGACTGTATCAAG CATGTACTTCGCGAATTGCCATCTTCTCCAGTCCCCGCATCTTGTTGCAAGGCACTGTTAGAATCTTGTCGAAAGTGTG GAACTGAGCGTGGTAGTAGGGTTGCTGCTATGCGTGAAGCAATAAACGACACTTTCCCAGAACCAAATCGCCGCTTATTGCAAAG AATACTAATGATGATGCAAAGTGTGGCTTCTCGCAAAGCTGTGAATAGAATGAGCTCTTCAGCTGTGGCAGCTTGCATGGCGCCTTTACTTCTTCGACCACTTTTGGCCGGAGAATGTGAaattgaaaatgattttgatgTAGGTGGTGATGGTTCTATTCAACTCTTACAAGCTGCTGCTGCGGCAAACCATGCTCAAGCAATTTGTATAACCTTATTAGAAGAATATAACAGCATATTTGGG GAAGGTTCCATGTCCCCTGACATATACACTGACTCAGATGAAGTGAGTGGATCTGAGAGTGAGGAGGAGGCAACTGATGATGACGTGTCctatgaagatgatgaagaatatgatgaagaagacgaagaagatgatgatgaatcAGTACATGATAGTGAAGGAGAAGATGATCTTGTCAGTGAATCGTACAGTGGAAGTGAAGATTCAGAGGCCGATTACGAG GAGCATGACCATGCTAGTTCAAGTTCGAAATCCTCAGTTTTGACTGACAAATCTAAAGCCACTCGAAAGTCATCATCAAAGTCACTGGAAGTCTCGGTGCCTCAAAAAGATATCAAAAGCTCTGAACATCTCACGAGTCCAAAGAAGAGTGACTACGGTGATCAGTCCAATAAGCGTGCTGATAGAGATGCTATTGATGAAGCTGCAttgcaaaatttaaattctccTGGCCCTGCTATAAAGAAATCCAACACCATGTCCAATGGCCCAGCACCTCGTCACCGCACCACACTGGGGCGCACCTCA GCAAGGAAGAATCTTTCCATGGAATCCATTGATTTTCCTGTAGAAGACGA GGATGAAATTGAAAGGCTTGAAGCTGCCAGGTCAGAATTACAAACTCAAATTGCAGAGCAG GTGAAGGCAAATGCAGAGCTGCAAGCTCAAGTGGATAATCAAAAGAAAGCCTTGGACGAGCGTCGTGTTTCTCTTGAGCAGGAT GTTGCTAGACTACAGGAACAGTTGAACAAGGAGAAGAATTCTCGGGCAGCTCTTGAG AACAAAGCAGAGCTTGAGGAATTAGCTCTGATAGAAGCAGATCTTGCCAGTTTAGAGTGGAAGGTTGGAGAAATTGTGGCTAGGCTTAATGCACAACTTGATAAGAATCTTGGAACTACTTCTGAGTTCTCTAATCAACCACGACAGTTGTCAAATCAGGAAAGAAGATT AAAATACAAGGCAGATGCTGAAGCTGCTGCCTCAACACAATCTGATAGATCAACAAATAAG GGTACGGTAACGGCCCAACAGGACACTCATACTGTCGGAGCAGAAAGTGATACTGAGCGAAAGCCAGAGTCAACTCCTTTACCAAACAAACATCCACCAAGTAGCTCCAAGCGATCAGGTTCAAAGGGAGAG GGAGGAAATTCCACTCCTTCTGGACTCACAAAACTGACAACCAGACTGAACCTTTTGAAGGTGGCCCGAAACCAGATTGCAAATGAACTCCAAAACTTGGATAAAGGGCGAGACTCAAGTCGCTCGTCACACAATGCGGAAAAGGGAAAAGGGTCTGAGCGTCATCAAGCACTTCCATCCCCCAAAACATATGCAGGGTCTGAATCTGTGCCAAACCAGGAAAAAGGTAAGGGGTCAGAATCTTCAGACAAAGGACCAAGCAAAGGAAAATCATCTCAACAAAGTTCATCAGAGAAACTTAAGAAATCGGACAGTCATCCAGCTCACCACACTGAtggatggaatcaacaaccaaaacacttggaaagaggaagatcagatggcGGCCATCAGACTTATAATGTGGACAAAGGCCGGTGA